In a genomic window of Aricia agestis chromosome 2, ilAriAges1.1, whole genome shotgun sequence:
- the LOC121739332 gene encoding uncharacterized protein LOC121739332, whose product MMPLTVLWWTRIALPLFFLEYGNAQATDVDVRLSAPSWVARGSSATLRCLHQVPPQLLYKVEFLRSGAKLLQYVRERTPPYTNYSFPGGKLNMSLVSENSITIDNLDPTASGLYWCEVSLETPIFTAASPPHQLTVVYSQKHPPIITFGKPDVVVGGLLRANCTSAPAAPAPKLTWYIDNEKVPDESIKYFSYRVSSSTRIKGGGGYRHRKYHRYIAPEFNYTAKYWALVSESTTPSTTNLSKNNKCTLKDGQSEEMAKIRNRPRDPPPPISLWVSIAELRTPAHGRLQLTCTATIPDEVGPGERFADVKKQTVTVAVNELSLKRPRTETSYANATSTTPHLHPFLFIGCGFLLHELRTP is encoded by the exons ATGATGCCTTTAACAGTTTTATGGTGGACCAGAATAGCCCTTCCATTATTTTTTCTGGAATATG GTAACGCGCAAGCCACAGACGTGGACGTGCGTCTCTCGGCGCCATCTTGGGTAGCTCGGGGGAGCTCCGCCACCCTCCGTTGTCTCCACCAGGTGCCCCCCCAGCTGCTGTACAAGGTGGAGTTCCTCAGATCAGGGGCGAAGCTACTCCAGTACGTGCGGGAGAGGACCCCGCCGTATACGAATTACTCGTTCCCGGGGGGCAAGCTAAAT ATGTCTCTGGTGTCGGAGAACTCCATCACAATAGACAACTTGGACCCGACGGCGTCCGGCCTCTACTGGTGTGAGGTGTCCCTGGAGACGCCCATCTTCACAGCCGCATCGCCGCCGCACCAGCTCACTGTTGTGT ATTCTCAAAAGCACCCGCCCATCATAACGTTCGGGAAACCAGACGTAGTGGTCGGTGGTTTGCTCCGAGCGAATTGCACTAGCGCACCAGCCGCGCCCGCGCCGAAACTGACTTGGTACATTGACAATGAAAAG GTTCCCGACGAATCCATCAAATACTTCTCCTACCGAGTCTCCAGTTCCACGAGGATCAAGGGTGGCGGGGGATATCGTCACAGAAAATACCACCGATACATAGCACCGGAGTTTAACTACACCGCTAAATACTGGGCATTAGTCAGCGAGTCGACTACACCATCGACTACCAACTTGAGCAAGAACAACAAGTGCACACTGAAAGACGGACAGTCTGAAGAGATGGCTAAG ATACGCAACAGGCCGCGCGACCCTCCCCCTCCCATCTCCTTGTGGGTGTCCATCGCCGAGCTTCGCACCCCTGCTCACGGCCGCCTGCAACTAACCTGCACTGCCACCATACCCGATGAGGTCGGCCCGGGGGAGCGCTTCGCGGATGTCAAGAAGCAGACCGTTACAG TTGCCGTGAATGAGCTTAGTTTAAAAAGGCCACGTACGGAGACGAGTTACGCGAACGCGACCTCCACGACTCCACATCTGCACCCGTTTTTGTTTATTGGTTGCGGATTTCTTCTACACGAACTGAGAACACCATAA